A stretch of Lutra lutra chromosome 9, mLutLut1.2, whole genome shotgun sequence DNA encodes these proteins:
- the OSER1 gene encoding oxidative stress-responsive serine-rich protein 1 — protein sequence MKSEAKDGEEESLQTAFKKLRVDASGSVASLSVGEGTNVRASVRTAADDTKPKTSCASKDSWHGSTRKSSRGAVRTQRRRRSKSPVLHPPKFIHCSTIASSSSSQLKHKSQTDSPDSSSGLGISTPKEFTAGECSTSLDTNLTGAVVEPLRTSVPRLPSESKKEDSSDATQVSQASLKANDLSDFRSVSKLNQGKPCACIGKECQCKRWHDMEVYSFSGLQSVPPLAPERRSMLEDYSQSLHTRTLSGSPRSCSEQARVYVDDVTIEDLSGYMEYYLYIPKKMSHMAEMMYT from the exons GTCCGTAGCATCTCTGTCTGTCGGAGAAGGCACAAACGTCAGAGCATCCGTCAGAACAGCAGCAGATGATACCAAACCGAAAACCTCATGTGCATCTAAAGACAGTTGGCATGG GTCTACAAGGAAGTCTTCACGAGGAGCAGTGAGAACCCAGCGTCGTCGACGTTCTAAGTCTCCTGTCCTTCATCCTCCAAAGTTTATACATTGCAGTACAATAGCTTCTTCTTCCAGCAGCCAGCTCAAGCACAAAAGCCAGACTGACTCCCCTGATAGCAGCAGTGGGCTGGGAATTTCCACCCCTAAAGAGTTCACTGCAGGAGAATGCTCTACTTCTCTCGATACTAATCTCACAGGGGCAGTCGTTGAGCCTTTGAGAACTTCGGTTCCCAGGCTCCCATCAGAGAGTAAGAAGGAAGACTCCTCTGATGCTACCCAAGTCTCCCAAGCAAGTCTCAAGGCCAATGATCTCTCTGACTTTCGATCCGTTTCCAAGCTAAACCAGGGCAAGCCATGTGCATGCATAGGCAAGGAGTGCCAGTGTAAGAGATGGCATGATATGGAAGTGTATTCCTTTTCAGGCCTGCAGAGTGTCCCTCCCTTGGCCCCAGAAAGAAGATCCATGCTTGAGGACTACTCTCAGTCGCTCCACACCAGAACTCTGTCTGGCTCTCCCCGCTCCTGTTCTGAGCAAGCTCGAGTCTATGTGGATGATGTGACCATTGAGGACCTGTCAGGCTACATGGAATATTACTTGTATATTCCCAAGAAAATGTCCCACATGGCAGAAATGATGTACACCTGA